In the Sarcophilus harrisii chromosome 1, mSarHar1.11, whole genome shotgun sequence genome, one interval contains:
- the C1H16orf90 gene encoding uncharacterized protein C16orf90 homolog, translated as MEALVCAFSELRIREDAVSLTLGCPGSADTPPNIYEGGLGARRQQCPSPPGSKPKNFRLRHLRSLALYLPSSMQPAGQCESHWLGRLMAGGCLPRVGPLPKGGAWALDLPGPLSSTNHPLDSPGPQSPRENLGSTASSSSTDPTKGALSQPRPPEGSGFRPKRSWGSLEESTCPMCKRTRPGAQERP; from the exons ATGGAGGCTTTGGTCTGTGCTTTCTCTGAGCTGCGAATAAGAGAAG ATGCAGTGAGCCTGACTTTGGGCTGCCCAGGCAGCGCCGACACTCCCCCCAACATCTACGAGGGGGGTCTGGGGGCCCGGAGGCAGCAGTGCCCCAGCCCACCGGGCAGCAAGCCCAAGAACTTCCGTCTTCGTCACCTTCggagcctggcactctatctgcCCAGCAGCATGCAACCTGCCGGCCAGTGCGAGAGCCACTGGCTGGGGAGGCTAATGGCAGGGGGCTGCCTCCCAAGGGTGGGGCCCCTGCCCAAGGGCGGGGCGTGGGCCCTCGATCTTCCTGGCCCTCTGAGTTCTACCAACCACCCCCTGGATTCACCAGGTCCCCAATCACCCAGGGAGAACCTAGGGAGTACAG CTTCCAGCTCCAGCACCGACCCAACCAAGGGTGCCCTCTCCCAGCCCCGGCCACCCGAGGGCTCAGGCTTCAGGCCCAAGAGGTCTTGGGGATCCTTAGAGGAGTCAACATGTCCCATGTGCAAGAGGACCCGGCCCGGGGCCCAGGAGAGGCCATAG